A stretch of the Carassius auratus strain Wakin unplaced genomic scaffold, ASM336829v1 scaf_tig00009453, whole genome shotgun sequence genome encodes the following:
- the LOC113072551 gene encoding uncharacterized protein LOC113072551 isoform X2 — protein MSNMGSSTPQSSVSLDTDTLSLTSKSSEESDWFSPKRFRKDEDDDVASQRAQARDLIKQILETRPGGGNVLKEYEDTGTISDDTRKVMVNILVARMMETEGRVPHRLTKQKYGLGIITLFPSLRDPQGRTGYEHFYDGQKNTGFLSWRLKTVQRGTRPSGNKEDPKTEEKGGPLLDRQLCYQEHQLDNDQSVEAISLINHTSEREVIMQKMKATFEYRQRLVHDPEGSTTILSVFPWFLDTKGLILQDFTFLFGSETASRLLERWPTVFKAKVIRLGETLTPTPLLKRLLSSAKQSKESSEAQDSPEWDSDISSFLLLLHLLSPQASGRKKIQRISISQAIDHLVVFHKACRSIQEHLELEENRQPYILASGSSKEAISHYFIVVDKKLIPCQESSSLAAIDELFKSNSRLISLAR, from the exons ATGAGTAACATGG GATCTTCCACACCTCAGTCTTCAGTAAGCTTGGATACAGATACACTGTCTCTAACTTCAAAAAGCAGTGAAGAGAGTGACTGGTTTAGTCCAAAACGATTCAGaaaggatgaagatgatgatgtggCATCACAACGAGCACAGGCCAGAGAT CTGATAAAACAAATTCTAGAGACAAGACCAGGTGGAGGAAATGTGCTTAAGGAGTATGAAGATACAGGCACAATTAGTGATGACACAAGGAAAGTGATGGTGAACATCTTAGTTGCACGCATGATGGAGACAGAAGG AAGGGTCCCACATCGACTTACCAAACAGAAGTATGGATTGGGAATTATCACCTTATTTCCCTCACTCAGAGATCCCCAAGGAAGGACTGGATAT GAACATTTCTATGATGGCCAAAAAAACACTGGATTCTTGTCATGGCGCCTCAAGACAGTACAAAGGGGGACAAGACCTTCTGGAAATAAGGAAGatccaaaaacagaagaaaagggAGGTCCTTTGCTTGACAGACAGCTATGTTACCAAGAACATCAGCTAGATAATGATCAAAGTGTAGAGGCCATCTCTTTGATAAATCATACAAGTGAACGTGAGGTCATCATGCAGAAGATGAAGGCAACGTTTGAATACAGACAGCGCCTTGTCCATGATCCAGAGGGATCCACCACCATTCTCTCTGTTTTTCCTTGGTTCCTGGACACTAAAGGATTG ATTCTTCAGGACTTCACATTCCTCTTTGGGTCAGAAACTGCTTCCAGACTTTTGGAAAGGTGGCCGACAGTTTTCAAAGCAAAGGTTATCAGACTAGGAGAAACCTTGACTCCCACTCCACTGCTGAAAAGATTACTGTCATCTGCCAAACAGAGCAAAGAAAGCAGCGAGGCACAGGATTCCCCAG AGTGGGACAGTGATATATCATCCTTCCTTCTACTTTTGCATCTCCTATCACCCCAGGCTTCAGGAAGAAAGAAAATCCAAAGGATCAGTATTTCACAGGCTATTGACCATCTGGTGGTGTTTCACAAA gCATGCAGGAGCATACAGGAACACCTTGAGCTGGAGGAGAATCGTCAGCCATACATTCTTGCCTCCGGGAGCAGCAAGGAAGCCATCAGTCACTACTTCATTGTGGTGGATAAAAAGCTCATCCCCTGTCAAGAATCCTCTTCACTGGCTGCCATTGATGAACTCTTCAAG AGCAACTCCAGATTGATATCTCTAGCGAGGTAA
- the LOC113072551 gene encoding uncharacterized protein LOC113072551 isoform X1, with translation MSNMGSSTPQSSVSLDTDTLSLTSKSSEESDWFSPKRFRKDEDDDVASQRAQARDLIKQILETRPGGGNVLKEYEDTGTISDDTRKVMVNILVARMMETEGRVPHRLTKQKYGLGIITLFPSLRDPQGRTGYEHFYDGQKNTGFLSWRLKTVQRGTRPSGNKEDPKTEEKGGPLLDRQLCYQEHQLDNDQSVEAISLINHTSEREVIMQKMKATFEYRQRLVHDPEGSTTILSVFPWFLDTKGLILQDFTFLFGSETASRLLERWPTVFKAKVIRLGETLTPTPLLKRLLSSAKQSKESSEAQDSPEWDSDISSFLLLLHLLSPQASGRKKIQRISISQAIDHLVVFHKACRSIQEHLELEENRQPYILASGSSKEAISHYFIVVDKKLIPCQESSSLAAIDELFKVHFVFSLSYDSHCLSLGVMYYQGY, from the exons ATGAGTAACATGG GATCTTCCACACCTCAGTCTTCAGTAAGCTTGGATACAGATACACTGTCTCTAACTTCAAAAAGCAGTGAAGAGAGTGACTGGTTTAGTCCAAAACGATTCAGaaaggatgaagatgatgatgtggCATCACAACGAGCACAGGCCAGAGAT CTGATAAAACAAATTCTAGAGACAAGACCAGGTGGAGGAAATGTGCTTAAGGAGTATGAAGATACAGGCACAATTAGTGATGACACAAGGAAAGTGATGGTGAACATCTTAGTTGCACGCATGATGGAGACAGAAGG AAGGGTCCCACATCGACTTACCAAACAGAAGTATGGATTGGGAATTATCACCTTATTTCCCTCACTCAGAGATCCCCAAGGAAGGACTGGATAT GAACATTTCTATGATGGCCAAAAAAACACTGGATTCTTGTCATGGCGCCTCAAGACAGTACAAAGGGGGACAAGACCTTCTGGAAATAAGGAAGatccaaaaacagaagaaaagggAGGTCCTTTGCTTGACAGACAGCTATGTTACCAAGAACATCAGCTAGATAATGATCAAAGTGTAGAGGCCATCTCTTTGATAAATCATACAAGTGAACGTGAGGTCATCATGCAGAAGATGAAGGCAACGTTTGAATACAGACAGCGCCTTGTCCATGATCCAGAGGGATCCACCACCATTCTCTCTGTTTTTCCTTGGTTCCTGGACACTAAAGGATTG ATTCTTCAGGACTTCACATTCCTCTTTGGGTCAGAAACTGCTTCCAGACTTTTGGAAAGGTGGCCGACAGTTTTCAAAGCAAAGGTTATCAGACTAGGAGAAACCTTGACTCCCACTCCACTGCTGAAAAGATTACTGTCATCTGCCAAACAGAGCAAAGAAAGCAGCGAGGCACAGGATTCCCCAG AGTGGGACAGTGATATATCATCCTTCCTTCTACTTTTGCATCTCCTATCACCCCAGGCTTCAGGAAGAAAGAAAATCCAAAGGATCAGTATTTCACAGGCTATTGACCATCTGGTGGTGTTTCACAAA gCATGCAGGAGCATACAGGAACACCTTGAGCTGGAGGAGAATCGTCAGCCATACATTCTTGCCTCCGGGAGCAGCAAGGAAGCCATCAGTCACTACTTCATTGTGGTGGATAAAAAGCTCATCCCCTGTCAAGAATCCTCTTCACTGGCTGCCATTGATGAACTCTTCAAGGTTCATTTTGTTTTCAGTCTCAGTTATGATAGCCATTGCCTATCACTGGGAGTCATGTACTATCAGGGGTATTGA